One window of Alkaliphilus metalliredigens QYMF genomic DNA carries:
- the rph gene encoding ribonuclease PH — protein MSRVDGRKFDELRPVKFTKNYTKHAQGSVLVEMGETKVICTAMVEERVPHFLKNSGKGWVTAEYSMLPSSTNTRKIRESSRGKIEGRTQEIQRLIGRALRSVIDLEALGERTIWIDCDVIQADGGTRTASITGAFIALVEAINSVKEAKKITYIPIKNYVSAISVGIVNDQPVLDLCYEEDSKAMVDMNIVMTDMKEFIEVQGTGEEAPFSRDSLMELLRLGEEGNAQLIALQKEVLGSLAEEIGKNDKDVTGEK, from the coding sequence TTGAGTCGAGTAGATGGAAGAAAATTTGATGAATTAAGACCTGTAAAATTCACTAAAAATTATACAAAGCACGCACAAGGGTCAGTCCTTGTTGAGATGGGAGAGACTAAGGTGATTTGTACAGCCATGGTTGAGGAGCGGGTGCCTCATTTTTTAAAAAATTCTGGAAAAGGATGGGTGACTGCAGAATATTCTATGCTACCTAGCTCCACCAACACAAGAAAGATCAGAGAATCAAGTCGTGGAAAAATAGAGGGAAGAACCCAAGAAATTCAAAGACTGATTGGACGAGCTCTTCGTTCTGTTATCGATCTAGAGGCCCTTGGAGAGCGTACAATCTGGATTGATTGCGATGTGATCCAAGCTGATGGTGGCACAAGAACAGCCTCCATTACAGGGGCGTTTATTGCATTAGTAGAAGCAATTAATTCAGTAAAAGAAGCAAAGAAGATTACATACATACCAATCAAAAACTATGTATCGGCCATTAGTGTTGGGATTGTTAACGATCAGCCTGTATTGGACCTTTGCTACGAAGAGGATTCTAAAGCAATGGTAGATATGAACATTGTCATGACTGATATGAAAGAGTTTATTGAAGTTCAAGGAACCGGAGAAGAAGCACCCTTTTCCCGAGACAGTTTGATGGAGCTCTTGAGACTAGGTGAAGAAGGAAACGCCCAACTGATTGCTTTACAAAAAGAAGTCCTAGGCAGCTTAGCTGAAGAGATCGGTAAAAATGATAAAGACGTGACTGGAGAAAAATAG
- a CDS encoding rubrerythrin family protein yields the protein MNLKGTQTEKNLWTAFSGESQARNKYAFFAKIARQEGLNEVADVFQESAKQEEEHGRIIFEFLNGVQDSVTNLRMAAQSEHYEWTTMYKEFERIARQEELDEIASFFHEVGKIEAEHEKNYLNLLKKLTDPRKTSIK from the coding sequence ATGAATTTGAAAGGAACACAAACCGAAAAAAACCTTTGGACTGCTTTTTCTGGTGAGAGCCAAGCTAGGAATAAATATGCTTTTTTTGCTAAGATTGCACGACAAGAGGGCCTGAATGAAGTAGCAGACGTTTTCCAAGAGTCAGCAAAGCAGGAGGAAGAGCATGGTCGAATTATCTTCGAATTTTTAAATGGTGTTCAAGACTCAGTGACTAATTTAAGGATGGCTGCTCAAAGTGAACACTATGAATGGACCACCATGTACAAAGAGTTTGAACGAATAGCACGACAAGAAGAATTAGATGAAATTGCTTCTTTTTTTCATGAGGTAGGTAAAATTGAAGCTGAACATGAAAAAAATTATTTGAATCTACTAAAAAAACTTACTGATCCCCGAAAAACTTCAATAAAATAG
- a CDS encoding N-acetylmuramoyl-L-alanine amidase family protein, protein MKKILLFMMIFLTLMTSFAFANESLPQQRMTMDGQSTNFYIVQLALGGKKVSSDVPPVIYNDRTLVPVAIISQHIGADVKWDPEKYQVTITREDREIVLTIDSATATVNGEKKQLPDGVPAKIITHQDRGRTFVPIGFISGMLGLEVKWDNNTRTVAINEKEKSKEEEVKEEVKEEVKEEVKEEVKEEVKEKENTVVAKDFNVVTKNGVPEIRIKTGEKVLHNELRLVNPDRLVIDFKNTKLALDDQSKLNVDKMVRIDVNNTVLKEVRASQFEVNPDTTRVVMELKKAINHEIIYDQSTGEMVIRFINQVNHVRIDDMNMKKVVVIEGGAIDDYNVMHLHDPERLVIDVKGSVLDPNMKLPTRKPDDKVIAGIRVAQFKPDHHYQADDQIVRTVIDLKEKKSTDEFYFEVRENQLIVHIEGKPFESIIYEETGWTASTLVLRGDRETDYRVTKNQGSDRLNITVSKKDFNKEISNITIQDHMIKEINLFENNADEYVFEIVLQQGVEHVIMSNNPAKDLVLVLRNEEAQYRQRLVVIDAGHGGTDPGAISPNLKLKEKDVVLDVAQRLNKFLMDAGFRTYMIRDNDTFVGLYDRAEIANQLQADLYVSIHANAAANTAINGTETFYHKGAQTTERETLSRRMAQLLQEEIVKELQSTNRGVKTANFVVVRETTMPAVLHEIGFLTNPNEESKLNTSAYREKTSQAMYRAIARYFEEVQ, encoded by the coding sequence ATGAAGAAAATTCTTTTATTTATGATGATTTTTCTGACATTAATGACATCCTTTGCTTTTGCCAATGAAAGCCTTCCACAGCAAAGAATGACCATGGATGGACAGAGCACAAACTTCTATATTGTACAATTAGCTTTAGGTGGAAAAAAGGTTTCTTCTGATGTGCCTCCTGTAATTTACAATGACAGGACCCTGGTGCCAGTGGCAATTATCTCTCAGCATATAGGTGCTGATGTGAAGTGGGATCCAGAGAAGTATCAAGTAACGATTACTAGAGAAGACAGAGAAATTGTTTTAACCATAGATAGTGCCACGGCAACTGTCAATGGAGAAAAGAAACAATTACCCGATGGCGTACCTGCTAAGATTATTACCCACCAAGATCGTGGTAGAACATTTGTCCCTATTGGATTTATCAGTGGTATGCTAGGATTAGAAGTGAAATGGGATAATAACACAAGAACAGTAGCCATAAATGAAAAAGAAAAGAGTAAGGAAGAAGAAGTAAAAGAAGAAGTAAAAGAAGAAGTAAAAGAAGAAGTAAAAGAAGAAGTGAAAGAAGAAGTGAAAGAAAAGGAAAATACAGTGGTTGCTAAGGACTTTAATGTCGTGACGAAAAATGGGGTTCCAGAGATCCGTATTAAAACGGGAGAAAAGGTTCTACATAACGAATTAAGGTTAGTTAATCCCGATAGACTGGTAATAGACTTTAAAAATACAAAGCTTGCTTTAGATGACCAAAGTAAATTAAATGTAGATAAAATGGTAAGAATCGACGTAAATAATACTGTGTTGAAGGAAGTTCGCGCTTCCCAGTTTGAAGTTAATCCTGATACAACTCGTGTGGTAATGGAGCTTAAAAAAGCGATAAACCATGAAATTATATATGACCAATCTACTGGTGAAATGGTAATTCGTTTTATCAATCAAGTGAATCATGTAAGAATTGATGACATGAACATGAAGAAGGTTGTTGTTATTGAGGGTGGAGCTATTGATGATTATAATGTGATGCATCTACATGATCCAGAACGATTGGTGATCGATGTTAAAGGATCTGTTCTAGACCCTAATATGAAGCTTCCTACTAGGAAACCTGATGACAAGGTGATTGCTGGGATTCGAGTTGCACAATTTAAACCAGATCATCACTATCAAGCAGATGATCAAATTGTGAGAACGGTAATTGACCTGAAGGAGAAGAAGAGTACAGATGAATTTTATTTTGAAGTCAGAGAAAATCAATTGATTGTACATATAGAAGGCAAGCCCTTTGAAAGTATTATTTATGAGGAAACCGGCTGGACTGCCTCAACACTTGTTTTACGAGGCGACAGAGAAACAGACTATCGGGTGACGAAAAACCAAGGTTCCGATCGATTGAATATTACTGTGTCAAAGAAGGATTTCAATAAAGAAATTTCCAACATTACAATACAAGATCATATGATTAAGGAAATTAATTTGTTTGAAAACAACGCTGATGAATATGTGTTTGAAATTGTGTTGCAACAGGGGGTAGAACATGTTATCATGTCCAATAATCCAGCTAAAGATCTAGTACTTGTGCTAAGGAATGAAGAGGCTCAATACCGCCAACGCTTAGTTGTCATAGATGCAGGCCATGGGGGAACGGATCCAGGGGCGATATCACCAAATTTAAAGCTTAAAGAAAAGGATGTCGTATTGGATGTAGCCCAAAGGCTCAACAAGTTTTTAATGGATGCAGGCTTTAGGACTTACATGATTCGAGACAATGATACCTTTGTGGGCTTATATGATAGAGCTGAGATTGCCAATCAGCTTCAGGCAGATTTATATGTGAGTATACATGCCAATGCTGCAGCCAATACCGCAATTAATGGGACTGAGACGTTTTATCATAAAGGGGCACAGACAACGGAAAGAGAGACCCTGAGTAGACGAATGGCCCAGCTTCTCCAAGAAGAAATAGTAAAAGAGCTACAATCTACAAATAGAGGGGTGAAAACAGCAAACTTTGTGGTTGTAAGAGAGACCACTATGCCAGCTGTATTACATGAAATTGGATTTTTAACCAACCCTAATGAAGAAAGTAAGCTCAACACTTCAGCATATAGAGAAAAGACCTCCCAAGCAATGTACAGGGCAATTGCACGTTATTTTGAAGAAGTACAATAA
- a CDS encoding TIGR01906 family membrane protein produces the protein MMRKIVYFIIGILLSIVVLLTSVQIMAFNLNHFERSFERFNVPEVTGMEIDQLMYTIEDVLEYFEDERPLLNTRAIVRGQEQEVFGERAVLHMIDVKALFIGGRIARNVGLALMLLLTGVMIIKDTKWKVHLGKTVFITAIGSFLMLLLLLLLMYVDFYKYFTYFHLIFFDNDLWILDPKTEILVQMVPEPFFYDTAVKIILIFLGGLSVLGGLGWWSQKKYAKKP, from the coding sequence ATGATGAGAAAAATAGTTTATTTTATAATTGGTATTTTATTGTCCATTGTGGTGCTCTTAACATCTGTTCAAATCATGGCGTTTAATTTAAACCACTTTGAACGCTCCTTTGAAAGATTCAATGTTCCAGAAGTAACTGGAATGGAAATAGATCAGTTAATGTATACCATTGAAGACGTATTAGAGTATTTTGAAGACGAGCGACCTCTATTAAATACCAGAGCCATTGTGAGAGGGCAAGAACAGGAAGTGTTTGGTGAAAGGGCAGTTCTTCACATGATTGATGTGAAGGCACTTTTTATAGGTGGGAGAATTGCTAGAAATGTAGGATTAGCACTTATGCTTTTATTAACTGGAGTTATGATCATAAAAGATACAAAGTGGAAGGTTCACCTAGGTAAAACGGTTTTTATTACAGCAATAGGAAGCTTTTTAATGCTATTATTATTACTGCTCTTAATGTATGTTGATTTCTATAAATATTTCACGTATTTTCATTTGATCTTTTTTGATAACGATTTATGGATTCTTGATCCTAAAACAGAAATTTTAGTTCAAATGGTTCCGGAACCTTTTTTCTATGATACAGCAGTCAAAATTATTTTGATTTTTCTAGGGGGTCTATCGGTCTTGGGTGGACTGGGCTGGTGGAGTCAAAAGAAATACGCAAAAAAACCCTAG
- a CDS encoding MDR/zinc-dependent alcohol dehydrogenase-like family protein, which translates to MIIVRVITKLFERLIVVFPLGAHVLFRLYYCKIVKREMLLGEVTESDQVLCIGGGPIPATALEIARQTGARVSVIDNDPRAVKMARRFVRELKLNEAERIEVMFGDGKRIDAKGYTIVHIAKQAYPHDQILKNILGRAPGGARILVRCEQNEIKQFHAHVPEMTSCNKGQCIFHKHSQSQRATIVYTKEQRRDKIEETPFSFDYVRHYHNHRSVG; encoded by the coding sequence ATGATTATAGTTCGTGTGATAACAAAATTATTTGAAAGATTAATTGTAGTCTTTCCATTAGGAGCCCATGTATTATTTAGGTTATATTATTGTAAAATTGTAAAAAGAGAAATGCTACTGGGAGAAGTAACAGAGTCAGATCAAGTGCTTTGTATTGGTGGTGGGCCAATTCCCGCCACCGCATTGGAAATCGCCAGACAAACGGGAGCTCGTGTAAGCGTAATTGATAATGACCCAAGGGCTGTGAAAATGGCTCGAAGATTTGTCCGTGAATTGAAATTAAATGAAGCAGAAAGAATAGAAGTGATGTTTGGGGATGGAAAGCGGATCGATGCAAAAGGGTATACCATCGTACACATCGCTAAACAAGCATATCCTCATGACCAAATTTTAAAGAATATATTAGGTCGAGCCCCTGGGGGAGCAAGAATTTTAGTGAGATGTGAGCAGAATGAGATCAAGCAATTTCATGCCCATGTTCCTGAGATGACCTCCTGCAACAAAGGGCAGTGCATTTTTCATAAACATTCACAAAGTCAACGGGCTACCATCGTATATACCAAGGAACAGAGGAGGGATAAGATTGAAGAAACTCCTTTCTCTTTTGACTATGTTAGGCATTATCATAATCATCGGTCGGTGGGTTGA
- a CDS encoding lysylphosphatidylglycerol synthase transmembrane domain-containing protein has protein sequence MLGIIIIIGRWVDWQGFVYTFNQISLPRLILACLLQLITLGLISFQWIKMGQYLNLRICFWKMLDINLTGTFVESITPSVKAGGEATKAMMLCSQFKHSISEAVSLVGLQKTISSIGFMIMSGMSVLWFLLFTGIPMADKKIVGGTFILFVLFITTLLWLLMSSEIHWLWAKIPIKQEKQLKLMQIVNEFQGNFRNALRDRRFFAIQLMLSLGIWSLFAVKAYLIGQALGLEIGFFAIALTTYISYMVAMVPLTPGGIGTFEGMAILLMGSLGVPTAKAAAFALILRFVTFWFVFLLSALYLLIKNAIKIITKNSTTDAPSPY, from the coding sequence ATGTTAGGCATTATCATAATCATCGGTCGGTGGGTTGATTGGCAAGGTTTCGTATATACCTTTAATCAAATAAGCCTGCCAAGATTAATTCTTGCATGTTTGCTTCAGCTCATTACCTTGGGATTAATTTCTTTTCAATGGATTAAAATGGGACAATACCTTAACTTGAGAATCTGTTTTTGGAAAATGTTAGACATTAATTTGACAGGCACCTTTGTTGAAAGTATCACCCCCTCAGTAAAAGCAGGAGGAGAAGCCACAAAGGCCATGATGCTGTGTTCTCAATTTAAACACTCTATCAGTGAAGCAGTCAGTTTAGTGGGATTACAAAAAACTATCAGTTCAATAGGTTTTATGATCATGAGTGGCATGAGTGTGTTGTGGTTTTTATTATTCACAGGTATTCCCATGGCGGACAAGAAGATCGTCGGAGGAACGTTCATCCTATTTGTACTATTTATCACGACATTATTATGGTTGCTGATGTCGTCTGAAATCCATTGGCTCTGGGCTAAAATACCGATAAAACAAGAAAAGCAACTGAAACTAATGCAAATTGTAAATGAGTTCCAAGGAAATTTCCGAAATGCTTTAAGGGACCGACGTTTTTTTGCTATTCAATTAATGTTATCATTGGGAATTTGGAGTTTGTTTGCAGTAAAAGCCTATTTAATAGGCCAGGCATTGGGGCTAGAAATAGGCTTCTTTGCCATTGCTTTAACAACCTATATTTCGTATATGGTGGCCATGGTACCATTAACCCCTGGAGGGATAGGTACATTTGAGGGTATGGCGATTCTACTGATGGGATCCTTAGGGGTACCCACAGCAAAGGCAGCAGCCTTTGCCCTCATATTGAGATTTGTGACTTTTTGGTTTGTTTTTTTACTTAGTGCCCTTTATCTACTTATAAAAAATGCAATTAAGATAATTACTAAAAATAGCACTACCGACGCACCATCACCCTATTAA
- a CDS encoding GerMN domain-containing protein gives MKFSRGITFVLLLTTISLSLLTACGNPLAKLVGWETVEEVHYVVDQPWSQDNELRETVLYYRDDKGLLIPVMRRIPWQEGIAKAALEQLVDQPVLRDDLATIGLLPVLPPGTEVIGISINEGLSKVDFNEQLLAYQSEIDENAIVKSIVYTLTEFDSIDQVQIMVNGEMLNKLTYGAKVSNPIERGNINLTDSMDPESVPVTLYYKGTVNGEDDFFIPITRGLNVLKADTKSVLTALVEGAPVGSGLHSEIPYGASINDVYVRDGIAYIDFTEEIRNVPVNEKHQQSLVYELGLTLREVEPSIHQVRILSGGKEVELGSNVSLNIPLHSNKY, from the coding sequence ATGAAATTTAGTAGAGGGATTACCTTTGTACTATTATTGACAACGATATCATTATCATTATTAACTGCCTGTGGAAACCCATTAGCAAAACTAGTGGGATGGGAAACTGTTGAAGAAGTGCATTATGTAGTAGATCAACCATGGAGTCAAGACAATGAACTAAGAGAAACGGTACTTTATTATAGAGACGATAAAGGCTTACTGATTCCTGTCATGAGAAGAATTCCCTGGCAGGAGGGGATTGCAAAGGCAGCTCTAGAACAGCTGGTAGATCAGCCTGTACTTCGAGACGATTTAGCCACCATAGGATTGCTACCAGTATTGCCACCGGGAACTGAAGTCATAGGGATCTCCATCAATGAAGGGCTTAGCAAAGTGGATTTTAACGAGCAACTTCTCGCTTATCAATCAGAAATAGATGAAAATGCGATTGTGAAATCAATTGTGTACACCCTGACTGAATTTGATAGTATAGACCAGGTTCAAATTATGGTAAATGGAGAAATGCTAAACAAATTAACCTATGGAGCCAAAGTCAGTAATCCAATAGAACGAGGAAATATTAATTTAACCGACTCTATGGACCCAGAAAGTGTACCAGTTACCCTATATTATAAGGGAACAGTCAATGGAGAAGATGACTTTTTTATACCCATCACACGAGGGCTAAATGTATTAAAAGCAGATACAAAATCGGTTTTGACAGCCCTAGTAGAGGGGGCACCAGTGGGAAGTGGATTGCATAGTGAAATACCTTATGGCGCTAGTATTAATGATGTTTATGTGAGGGATGGAATTGCATATATTGACTTTACAGAAGAGATTAGAAACGTTCCAGTCAACGAAAAACATCAACAGTCCTTAGTCTACGAATTAGGGCTGACCCTAAGGGAAGTAGAACCAAGTATTCATCAAGTGAGAATTCTATCTGGGGGTAAAGAGGTAGAATTAGGTAGCAATGTGAGTTTGAACATACCACTACATTCAAATAAATACTAA
- a CDS encoding ferrous iron transporter B — protein sequence MGCHEVEEKIQRGSEDGLRVLLMGNPNVGKSVIFSKLTGKEVLAANYTGTTVSFTKGNIHFGNKKGTLIDVPGTYSLKATSPAEEVAVDLMKEGADVIIFVLDATNLERNLSLALQVKQYGIPTVFALNLGDVAEHKGITIDTQKLEAELNAPVIPTIATRNIGLKNVLEKAWEVALHNLSDDNEYCLQHEDTWEEATRITKAVESYEYKEPTLWDRIEDLTLKPFPGIPIAMLVLVLSLGFVVGGGKAIRATIFLPLLNNFYAPFMMNLVSNFVQEGMAFNILVGDYGVLIKAIEWPFALILPYVTLFYIVLSFLEDSGYLPRLGALADGALRRVGIQGGNIIPFIMGYGCAVPAILGTRSATSFKERLTVSMLVSLAVPCVAQSGAFFALLGDQSIVVLIATYLVSFAAIVIGGMILNRVIPGKIDPILLEMPNLLMPNIGALRKKIWIRIRDFMIEAEVPMILGIAFAAFIAETGVLNAVNHFVEPLVVGWLGLPAEASLGLMLGVVRRELAVLPLLELDLTTAQLFVGSVVALFYLPCLSVLAVLIKEFRLKIALGIAGATIFIAFFVGGLINHFIKFFGIVL from the coding sequence TTGGGGTGTCATGAAGTTGAAGAAAAAATACAACGTGGATCGGAAGATGGACTAAGGGTCCTCTTAATGGGAAATCCTAATGTGGGCAAAAGTGTCATCTTTTCAAAGTTAACAGGAAAAGAAGTGCTAGCAGCAAACTATACTGGAACAACGGTGAGTTTCACCAAGGGTAATATACATTTTGGAAATAAGAAGGGAACGCTGATTGATGTGCCAGGGACTTATTCATTAAAGGCTACCTCGCCAGCTGAAGAGGTGGCAGTAGATTTAATGAAGGAAGGTGCAGATGTAATCATTTTTGTGCTAGATGCCACAAATCTAGAGCGGAACCTTAGTTTAGCATTACAAGTCAAGCAATATGGAATCCCTACTGTATTTGCTCTTAATTTAGGAGATGTAGCAGAGCATAAAGGAATAACCATTGACACACAAAAGCTAGAGGCAGAATTGAATGCACCTGTGATTCCAACCATTGCCACTCGAAATATAGGATTAAAGAATGTTTTAGAAAAGGCCTGGGAAGTTGCTTTACATAACTTAAGTGATGATAATGAGTATTGCTTGCAGCACGAAGATACTTGGGAAGAAGCGACTAGAATTACTAAGGCAGTTGAAAGCTATGAATATAAGGAACCTACCTTATGGGATCGGATAGAGGATTTGACTTTAAAACCATTTCCAGGTATTCCAATTGCAATGTTAGTTTTAGTACTATCACTTGGTTTCGTTGTAGGTGGAGGAAAGGCTATTAGAGCTACTATTTTTCTTCCTTTACTTAATAATTTTTATGCACCATTTATGATGAATCTTGTATCGAATTTTGTCCAAGAGGGAATGGCTTTTAATATTCTAGTGGGAGACTACGGTGTTTTGATTAAAGCAATTGAGTGGCCCTTTGCCTTGATTTTGCCCTATGTCACCCTGTTTTATATTGTTTTGTCATTTTTAGAGGATAGTGGATATTTACCTAGACTAGGAGCTTTAGCTGATGGCGCACTTCGGAGAGTTGGAATTCAAGGTGGTAATATTATTCCATTTATAATGGGATATGGTTGTGCTGTGCCTGCGATTCTAGGAACAAGATCAGCCACTAGCTTCAAGGAACGTCTGACTGTCAGTATGCTGGTTTCACTAGCAGTACCATGTGTAGCACAATCGGGAGCTTTTTTTGCCCTTTTGGGAGATCAGTCAATTGTTGTTTTGATTGCAACGTATTTAGTTTCTTTTGCAGCGATTGTAATAGGTGGAATGATTTTAAATCGAGTGATTCCTGGAAAAATTGATCCCATATTGTTGGAAATGCCTAATCTTTTAATGCCTAATATAGGAGCGTTACGAAAGAAGATATGGATTCGAATAAGAGATTTTATGATTGAAGCAGAAGTACCGATGATTCTTGGGATTGCCTTTGCAGCATTTATTGCAGAGACTGGTGTACTCAATGCTGTGAATCATTTTGTTGAACCCTTGGTTGTGGGTTGGTTAGGGTTACCTGCTGAAGCAAGCTTAGGATTAATGCTTGGGGTTGTGAGAAGAGAGTTAGCTGTATTACCACTATTAGAGCTTGACCTGACCACAGCTCAGCTGTTCGTCGGTTCGGTAGTGGCGCTATTTTATCTACCCTGCTTGTCTGTTTTGGCAGTGTTGATTAAAGAGTTTCGCTTGAAGATCGCTCTAGGGATTGCTGGAGCCACCATTTTTATTGCTTTCTTTGTGGGGGGACTTATTAATCATTTTATTAAATTCTTTGGAATTGTTCTATAA
- a CDS encoding FeoA family protein, whose product MSLYNYHIKQQCVVEQLPAIGLLKSLGMRVGLTVSIVSKQPWGGPVIVQVGKRSIAIGKDVAEQIVVKGVA is encoded by the coding sequence ATGTCTCTATACAATTACCATATAAAGCAGCAATGTGTTGTTGAACAATTACCTGCAATTGGGTTGCTGAAATCCTTAGGGATGAGAGTGGGATTAACTGTGTCCATCGTTTCAAAACAGCCATGGGGAGGACCTGTTATTGTTCAGGTTGGGAAGAGAAGTATTGCTATTGGGAAGGATGTAGCAGAACAGATTGTCGTGAAGGGGGTAGCTTAA
- a CDS encoding DUF2179 domain-containing protein: protein MELVLGYLFIFVARVTDVGMGTVRMIMVVKGKRIQAAAIGFVESIIYILAIGKVLEALDNPVNILVYATGFAAGNYVGIYIEERMALGNIIAQVMCDHNVMQLVDLLRDAGFGVTVVEGYGRTGIRHLLNVSLQRKNLSKLYNVLDTHDHKAFITVTDARSIRGGYFTSVKKK, encoded by the coding sequence ATGGAATTAGTTTTAGGATATCTATTTATTTTTGTGGCCAGGGTAACAGATGTTGGTATGGGTACTGTACGAATGATTATGGTAGTCAAAGGAAAGCGTATCCAAGCAGCGGCTATTGGTTTTGTAGAGAGTATTATCTATATATTAGCCATTGGCAAAGTTTTGGAGGCCTTAGATAATCCGGTGAATATATTGGTATACGCAACTGGTTTTGCAGCAGGGAACTATGTGGGGATTTATATAGAGGAGAGAATGGCTTTGGGGAACATCATTGCACAAGTGATGTGTGATCATAATGTCATGCAACTAGTTGATCTGCTCAGAGATGCAGGCTTTGGGGTTACGGTGGTAGAAGGCTATGGACGAACGGGGATTCGACACTTATTGAATGTTTCATTGCAACGCAAAAATTTATCTAAACTTTACAATGTATTAGATACTCATGATCACAAGGCATTTATTACAGTAACCGATGCTAGGTCCATTCGGGGTGGGTACTTTACCTCAGTAAAAAAGAAATGA
- a CDS encoding AIR synthase family protein, whose product MKIGKVPTEILKEVIFSNIQHRRSEVLVRPSIGEDCAVVDFEEYVLVMSTDPITGAGKDIGSLAVHISCNDIASNGVAPLGIMLTILAPPNTTKKELALVMEEANRAAASVDVEIIGGHTEITDAVNRMVISSTAIGKQLKKEMTVSSGAQVGDIVLMTKHAGLEGTAIIAGDLEDRLLGKISKETLQRAQDFGKDISVVKEGVLAGRVGVTSMHDVTEGGILGALWEMAEASNLGIKIEADKIPIREETKEICHHLSIDPLRLISSGVMAMTVVPSKLALLMKTLRAEGILVTQIGTIEVGERVLLKENIREELRPPDVDELYKVI is encoded by the coding sequence ATGAAGATCGGAAAGGTACCTACAGAAATATTAAAGGAAGTCATCTTTTCAAATATTCAGCATAGACGGTCTGAAGTCTTGGTGAGACCTTCTATTGGAGAGGATTGCGCAGTTGTGGATTTTGAGGAGTACGTCTTAGTCATGAGTACAGATCCCATCACAGGAGCCGGTAAGGATATTGGAAGCTTAGCCGTACATATTTCATGCAATGATATTGCTTCTAATGGTGTGGCACCCTTGGGAATCATGTTAACGATTTTAGCACCACCAAATACAACAAAAAAAGAGTTGGCCTTGGTCATGGAGGAAGCAAATCGTGCAGCAGCATCCGTTGATGTTGAAATTATTGGAGGACATACAGAGATTACAGATGCGGTTAATCGAATGGTCATTAGTAGTACAGCCATTGGGAAACAATTGAAGAAGGAAATGACAGTTTCATCCGGTGCCCAAGTGGGAGACATTGTGCTCATGACAAAGCATGCAGGGCTAGAAGGTACGGCCATTATCGCAGGGGATTTAGAGGACAGGCTTTTAGGAAAAATTTCTAAAGAAACACTTCAAAGGGCCCAAGACTTTGGAAAAGACATTAGTGTGGTGAAAGAAGGGGTTTTAGCAGGACGGGTTGGCGTTACAAGTATGCACGATGTAACTGAAGGAGGCATTTTAGGTGCACTCTGGGAAATGGCAGAGGCCTCAAATCTAGGTATTAAAATTGAAGCTGATAAAATTCCAATTCGAGAGGAGACAAAGGAAATTTGTCACCACTTATCCATAGATCCATTGAGACTGATCTCTAGTGGGGTTATGGCAATGACAGTGGTGCCATCTAAGTTAGCGTTGCTAATGAAAACATTAAGGGCTGAAGGCATCCTAGTGACCCAGATAGGTACAATAGAAGTGGGAGAACGTGTACTTCTTAAAGAGAACATAAGGGAAGAATTACGGCCACCAGATGTGGATGAACTTTATAAGGTGATTTAG